One window of the Salminus brasiliensis chromosome 1, fSalBra1.hap2, whole genome shotgun sequence genome contains the following:
- the LOC140571509 gene encoding LOW QUALITY PROTEIN: voltage-gated potassium channel subunit beta-3 (The sequence of the model RefSeq protein was modified relative to this genomic sequence to represent the inferred CDS: inserted 2 bases in 2 codons; deleted 3 bases in 2 codons) produces MAENLMTIAYENXVNLFDTAEVYASGRAEITLGNIIKKKGWRESSFVVTTKIYWGGQAETERGLSRKHIIEGLRGSLSQCSLDYVDIVFANRNDVNSPMEEVVRAMTFVINQXMAMYWGTSRWSAMEIMEAYSVARQFNLIPPVCEQAEYHYFQRDKVEVQLPELYHKIGVGAMTWSPLACGLITGKYSDGVPECSRAAMKGYQWLKERVYSEEGRRQLAKIKELHLLADRLGCTAAQLAIAWCLRSEGVSSVLLGVSNTDQLLETWAPLRVLSQMTPQTVGEIDALLGNKPHSKKESRA; encoded by the exons ATGGCAGAGAATCTGATGACTATAGCATATGAGA GCGTGAACCTCTTTGACACTGCAGAGGTGTATGCCTCAGGCAG ggctGAAATCACTCTGGGTAATATTATTAAGAAGAAAGGCTGGA gagaATCCAGTTTCGTAGTAACCACTAAGATCTACTGGGGAGGACA GgcggagacagagagaggcttATCCAGAAAACACATTATTGAAG GTCTTCGAGGCTCTTTGTCCCAG TGCAGTTTAGATTATGTGGACATTGTCTTTGCCAATCGAAACGACGTCAACAGTCCTATGGAag AGGTGGTCCGAGCGATGACTTTTGTGATAAACC GCATGGCCATGTACTGGGGGACGTCCCGCTGGAGCGCTATGGAGATCATG GAGGCATACTCAGTAGCACGGCAGTTTAACCTGATTCCCCCAGTGTGTGAGCAGGCTGAGTATCACTATTTCCAGAGGGATAAAGTGGAGGTGCAGCTGCCTGAACTTTACCACAAAATCG gtgttGGAGCGATGACCTGGTCTCCGTTAGCGTGTGGGCTGATCACAGGAAAATACAGCGATGGCGTTCCTGAATGTTCTAGAGCTGCTATGAAA ggttaTCAGTGGTTGAAGGAGCGG GTGTATAGTGAAGAGGGCCGCAGACAGCTGGCCAAAATCAAAGAGCTCCATCTGCTGGCTGACCGGCTGGGCTGCACTGCTGCACAACTTGCTAtcg CTTGGTGTTTACGCAGTGAAGGTGTTAGTTCTGTTTTATTGGGCGTCTCAAACACAGATCAGCTACTGGAGACCTGGGCGCCCCTAcgg GTGCTCTCTCAGATGACACCTCAGACGGTCGGCGAGATCGACGCTCTGCTGGGCAACAAGCCGCACTCCAAGAAAGAGTCGCGTGCATGA